The DNA segment ACCTCGTCCTGCCATTTTATCCGAACCTTGCCGTCAGCCGTGACCTTGCCGATCACCGCGCAATGCAGTTCCCATTTGTCGTAAATGGCCTTGATCTTTTCCGCGTTCTCCGGCGGGGCTACCACCACCATCCGCTCCTGGGATTCCGAAAGCATGATCTCGTAAGGGGTCATCCCGGCCTCGCGCAGGGGTATCTGGGAGACGTCCAACTCGATGCCGGTCTTGGCCCGGGAGGCCATTTCTATGGACGAGCTGGTCAGCCCGGCCGCCCCCATGTCCTGAACGCCCACCGCCAGGCCGGAGTCTATCAGTTCTAAAGTTGCTTCCAACAGGAGTTTTTTGGTGAAGGGGTCTCCAATCTGGACCGAGGGCCGCTTGGCGGCCGACTCCTCGCTCAGTTCCTCCGAGGCGAAGGTGGCCCCGTGGATGCCGTCGCGGCCGGTGGTGGCCCCCACCGCCAAAATGATGTTGCCGATTCCCTTGGCGATGCCCTTCATGATCTTCTTGTTCTCCACCAGCCCCAAGGCCAGCACGTTGACCAGGGGGTTGGTGGTGTAGGATTCGTCGAAAAAAACAGAACCGCCGATGGTGGGCACGCCCACGCAGTTGCCGTAGTCGGCGATGCCGGAGACCACACCCCCGAACAGGTGGCGGACATGGGCGTCATCTAAAGAGCCGAAGTACAGCGGGTCCATCAGGGCGATGGGTCTGGCCCCCATGGTGAAGATGTCGCGCAATATTCCGCCGATGCCGGTGGCCGCGCCCTGGTAAGGCTCGATGGCCGAGGGGTGGTTGTGGCTCTCCACCTTCATGGCCACGCCCAGGCCGTCCCCGATGTCCACGATGCCGGCGTTCTCGCCCGGCCCCTGCAACACCTGGGAGGCCCGGGTGGGAAAGAGTTTAAGCAGGGCCTTGGAGTTTTTATAGGAGCAATGTTCGGACCACAGCACCGAAAATATCCCCAGTTCGGTGTAGGTCGGGGTCCGGCCCATGATCTTTAAGATGCCGTCGTATTCCTGGGCGTTAAGGCCGAAGCTTGCGGCCAGCTTTAGATTGACCTGGGGTTCCTGCGTCTTGCTCATGTGGTTTATCTGTTTCCTTGCGGTTTGGATTACAAATTATGGCCCGATCATCCCGGGAACCTCTTATCCGCAGATTAACGCAGATGATCGCCAACATCACCATTACAAATTATTGTTACAGAATTAACATCAAAATTAACATCAAAATAATCTGCGATAATCTGTGAAATCTGCGGATAGTAAAGCCCGGCATGTTTCAATAGTAATTATAAAAAACCGGCAGGTAATCGGCGAACTGGTCCTGGCCCGATGACACCGACCCCTTGCTTCTCTTGGGTCTAAGCTTAGGCTTTTTATCCTTGATACGATTGACGAAACAATCCACCACCTGGGGATCAAACTGTTTGCCGGCATAATGCAACAACTCGCTTTCAGCCTCTTTTTGGGAAAGACCCTTATGATAGGGCCGGTCGGCGGTCATGGCGTCGTAGGCGTCGGCCACGGCAATGATTCTGGCCAAAAGGGAAATATCCGGGCCCTTTTTATGGGCCGGGTAACCGCTGCCGTCGTATTTTTCGTGATGGTCCCGGATGATCGCCGCCGCCCGCTCCAGTTTGGCAAAGCCTGAAAGGATATGGAATCCCCTTTCGGCGTGGTGGTGTATTTCGTTGATTTCATCGTCAGAAAGCTCCTCTTCCTTTTCCAGAGTATGCTCGTCCACTCCCAGCTTGCCGAAATCGTGCAGCAGGGCCGCCACTTCCAGGGTCAAGAGCTCCTCGCGGGAAAGGCCCATTTTCAGCCCGATGGACAGGGAATAAAAGGTGACCCGCATCATATGCCCGTCATAATAGGGCACCAGCTGGTCCACCTCCCTGGCTAATTTGCGGATGCTGGGCAAAAGACCGGCTTTGGATCCGGCCAGTATCTTGTCCAGCCTGACTAAAAGCGAGGCGATGGCCGCCACATCGGTTTTTTTATGAACCGGCTTCCTTTTCATCCCATCTTTTGCCAATGGGCTTTTATCGATTCAAATATCAGCCGGCCCTGGTCCGAGCCTAAAAGCTTTTCCATGGCCCTTTCGGGGTGGGGCATCATTCCCAGCACGTTGCCTTTTTTATTGACGATGCCGGCGATATTATTGACCGATCCGTTGGGGTTGTCGGAATCTGCGGTCTGGCCGTTTTGATCGCAGTAACGGAACACCACCTGGTTGTTGTCCTCCAGTTCCCTCGAGGATTTCTGGTCAATATAATAATTGCCTTCTTTATGGGCAATGGGGATCTGTATCACCTGTTTTTTGTCTAATTTATTGGTGAAGGCCAGGTCGTTGCGTTCCACCGAGAGGTTGACGGTTTGACAGACGAATTGCAGCCCCCGGTTGACCATCATGGCCCCCGGCAGCAGCCCGGATTCCAGCAGGATCTGAAAGCCGTTGCAGATGCCGATCACCAGCCCGCCCCGCTCGGCAAAGTCTTTGACCTTCTGCATCACCGGGGAAAAGCGGGCGATGGCTCCGGTCCGCAGGTAATCGCCGTAGGAAAAGCCCCCGGGCAGGATGATGCAGTCGCAATCGCCTAGATCAGTCTCCCGGTGCCAGATAAAGGCCGGTTTCAGGCCCAGTCCCTCTTCCACCGCCTTATAGCAGTCGTAATCGCAATTGGAGCCGGGAAAGGTGATGATGCCGAACTTCATTTGCTCTCCCCGATGGTGAATTGGTATTGTTCAATCACCGGGTTGGTCAGCACCTTCTGGCACAGCTCTTCCACTAATTCCCCGGCTTTCTGCCGGTCGGCCAGGTCAAGCTTCAACTGGATCAGCTTGCCCATCCGGACCTCCTTCAGCCCATTATAACCTATATTCTCCAGGGAGCGGTTGAGGGTGGTTCCCTGGGGATCAAGCACCCCCTCCTTCAGGGTAACGCGGATCTCTGCCGTCAGCAATTTCTGTCCTCCGAATTTATATTTTATTTTAAACATTTTGCCACAAAGCGATGCACTGAGTTTATCGAAGTGGCACCAAGACCCATAGCGCACCTCCGTTTTTGGTTTAGTGTTTATAGAAGTATACTACATAACGCATACTTCCGGAGGTGCCTTTTAATGATTATCAAATGTTATCTTAAAGTGAAAATTGGTTATAAAAATTCGTAAATCGTGTGCCTTTTAATGGGTGTGGGCTTTAGTGTCTTAGTGGCTCGGAATAGTTCCTTTTCCTCTTTTGCTGGCGATCTTGACCACCAGCCTCCGGACCAGGCCGAATATTATATACAGGAACAGCACTGGAAATATCACTAACTGGGGCCTGATCACCAGGCCGATCATGGCCAGCACCAGCAGGCTGTAGATGAAATAGGAGCGCAGGCTCTTGGCCGCCAGTTTGGGAAAAGGCGGATATTCCACCGGGCTTACCATCAACAGGGCCAGCAAGACCAGAAAGAACGGAACTAACCGGGGAAAAAGCAAACTTCCCTGCAGGTAATTAGAGAATATCAGGAAACCGGCGATGGCGGCGGCGGCGGCCGGGGTGGGCAGGCCGATGAACCCGCCTTTCTCCAATAGATTTTTCTGCTCCACATTGAAGCGGGCCAGGCGGATGGCCCCGGAGACCACGAAAGCGAAGCCGGCCAGTATTCCGCCCAGGTTAAGTTCCATCAGGCACAGCGGGTAGATCAGCATCACCGGGGCCAGCACAAAGGAGACCATGTCGGAGAGCGAGTCCAGCTCCACCCCGAACCGGCTGGACTGGCGGGTCAGGCGGGCCACCATCCCGTCGGTGGAATCGAAGAAGGCCGCCAGGATGATCAGCCAAGCCCCCCGGTAGCTGTTGCCCTTAAAGGCTTCCATGACGGCCAGCATCCCGCAGAACAGGTTGCCGCTGGTGAAGACGCTGGGAAGGAAAAGACGGGGTTTTGATTTTGTGTGGAGGCATGGTGGTTTGAATTAAAGTTATTAAGGAGAGCAGTTACTATTGGTCATGGTTCGGCAAGCTCACCACGGGTAAGGCCATGAATGGCCTTGGCCACCTGCATGGGCATCCTTAACCCAGCCCTTATTTATCCGCCGAAGCTTTAGCGTAGGAGGAAGGGCTGGGTTAAGAGTAAACACTATGACCCAGTTTTAGGCCGTTCACGGCCTTTGCTTATATTTTGTATGTGCTTTCGTGCAAATGCTATTTTAACAATACTAATTTCCTGACATTGCTTATACCTGCCGCATTCAGCCGGTAGAAATACAAACCGCCTGCCACCCGTTTACCGGTTTCATCTCTTCCGTCCCAAGTTGTGTTGTGTTCACCGGCGGCCCGGTATCCATCATCCAACATTTTAACCTGTTGCTCCCCATTTTTTTCTTTTTTCTTCTATTTCTTTTATTGATGCAGTAAAATAATTAAAATTGTTGTTATTTTCTGCTTCTTCAGCCAATTTTAAGCCATGAACATATGTTCTTCTTGCTTTCTCATAAAATTCAATGGCATTTGCGCTCTTATTTTTTTTAGCATCATCCCCTAAACATTCATACAAATGGCCTATGCATTTAATTCCCCCAAATCTGTTCCGTAAATTGCCTCTTTCTGTTCTTGTCAATAATTTTTTAATAAACATTTTTGCTAGTTCATACTGGTTATTTAAAATATAACATCCCGCGAATAATCT comes from the candidate division TA06 bacterium genome and includes:
- a CDS encoding HD domain-containing protein; the encoded protein is MKRKPVHKKTDVAAIASLLVRLDKILAGSKAGLLPSIRKLAREVDQLVPYYDGHMMRVTFYSLSIGLKMGLSREELLTLEVAALLHDFGKLGVDEHTLEKEEELSDDEINEIHHHAERGFHILSGFAKLERAAAIIRDHHEKYDGSGYPAHKKGPDISLLARIIAVADAYDAMTADRPYHKGLSQKEAESELLHYAGKQFDPQVVDCFVNRIKDKKPKLRPKRSKGSVSSGQDQFADYLPVFYNYY
- the purQ gene encoding phosphoribosylformylglycinamidine synthase subunit PurQ; the encoded protein is MKFGIITFPGSNCDYDCYKAVEEGLGLKPAFIWHRETDLGDCDCIILPGGFSYGDYLRTGAIARFSPVMQKVKDFAERGGLVIGICNGFQILLESGLLPGAMMVNRGLQFVCQTVNLSVERNDLAFTNKLDKKQVIQIPIAHKEGNYYIDQKSSRELEDNNQVVFRYCDQNGQTADSDNPNGSVNNIAGIVNKKGNVLGMMPHPERAMEKLLGSDQGRLIFESIKAHWQKMG
- the purS gene encoding phosphoribosylformylglycinamidine synthase subunit PurS, coding for MTAEIRVTLKEGVLDPQGTTLNRSLENIGYNGLKEVRMGKLIQLKLDLADRQKAGELVEELCQKVLTNPVIEQYQFTIGESK
- the pssA gene encoding CDP-diacylglycerol--serine O-phosphatidyltransferase, with amino-acid sequence MEAFKGNSYRGAWLIILAAFFDSTDGMVARLTRQSSRFGVELDSLSDMVSFVLAPVMLIYPLCLMELNLGGILAGFAFVVSGAIRLARFNVEQKNLLEKGGFIGLPTPAAAAAIAGFLIFSNYLQGSLLFPRLVPFFLVLLALLMVSPVEYPPFPKLAAKSLRSYFIYSLLVLAMIGLVIRPQLVIFPVLFLYIIFGLVRRLVVKIASKRGKGTIPSH